A window of the Lactuca sativa cultivar Salinas chromosome 7, Lsat_Salinas_v11, whole genome shotgun sequence genome harbors these coding sequences:
- the LOC111904237 gene encoding protein SHORT HYPOCOTYL IN WHITE LIGHT 1, which produces MAASAISLSPASSSRQSLTIIRTSQLQYLSISSSSFIRPFLLRTPALRLQATRRPPNYPQEGENPAADPRIWNRNRNDMTFSGDYDEDDDEDDEEEEEDDRSMDLLIRFVENVFKKISKRARKAVRSVLPINIPTKLVGFSVNGVIILAFFWILKAFLEVVCTLGSVVFVSILLVRGVWTGISYFQEGGNYRRTNDFDDGNQAWNGTQPVG; this is translated from the exons ATGGCGGCATCTGCCATCTCTCTATCACCAGCATCATCATCTCGACAGTCTCTAACCATTATTCGAACAAGCCAATTACAGTATCTCTCCATCTCTTCCAGTTCCTTCATCCGCCCATTTCTGCTTCGAACTCCTGCTTTACGTCTCCAAGCTACCCGCCGTCCTCCTAATTATCCTCAG GAAGGTGAGAATCCGGCGGCGGATCCTAGGATATGGAATCGGAACCGTAATGATATGACTTTTTCCGGAGATtacgatgaagacgatgacgaagatgatgaggaggaggaggaagatgaCAGGAGCATGGATCTTCTGATTAGGTTTGTTGAGAACGTGTTTAAGAAGATATCTAAGCGAGCTCGCAAAGCCGTTCGATCTGTTCTTCCTATCAATATCCCCACCAAATTG GTGGGATTCTCTGTTAATGGAGTTATAATTCTGGCATTCTTTTGGATTCTAAAGGCATTCCTTGAG GTGGTTTGTACACTTGGAAGTGTAGTTTTTGTAAGCATATTACTTGTTCGAGGGGTATGGACTGGAATATCATATTTTCAAGAAGGTGGTAATTACCGGAGGACAAATGATTTTGATGATGGGAATCAGGCATGGAATGGAACTCAGCCTGTGGGTTGA